AAGAATCCCAAAAAGCTTTATCCTTGAGAGTCCCCTTATTTGAAGCCGGATTCCTTGCAGGCAGAGTATACGCAAAAGTAGACATCTTAGAACCAACTGAAGACAATCAATGGAATATAGTAGAAGTTAAAAGTTCCACAAGCGTAAAAGATGTTCATATTCAGGATGTTGCATTCCAGAAATATTGTTATGAAAGGGCCGGGCTCAAAATAAAAAATTGCTTTGTAATGTATATAAATAATGAATACATAAAAAATGGAGAAATCGACCCGACACAATTTTTTATCAGAAAAGATGTAAGCGCCGAAATAGAAAAAGAAACTATCGGGATGGAAGAAAGAATTAACTTAATGCTTAAAAATATGTCAAAAAGAGAAGTGCCGGATATTAAAATCGGCAAGCATTGCAATACTCCTTATGAGTGTCCTTTGAAAGAATATTGCTGGGATTTCCTTCCTGAAAATAATGTATTCCAATTATACCGCGGTAGGGAGAAAGCTTTTGAATTATTTGAATCCGGAATACTTTCAATGAAAGACATTCCCGAAGATTGTGAATTAGACGAAAAACAAAAAAAACAAATTTATTGTGAGAAAAGCGGAAACCCTTTTTTAGATAAAAGAGGAATTAAAGAATTTTTGAATACATTACACTATCCTTTATACTTTTTGGATTTTGAAACTTACACCACTGCCATTCCATTATATGATGGGACAAGACCACATCAACATATTCCTTTTCAATTTTCCCTCCACATAATTGAAAAAAAATCAAAAGTCCCCAATCATTTTTCTTATTTAACAGACGGTGCAATAGATACAAGAGCAGTTATTATTCAAAAACTAAAAGAACTATTAAAAGATTCCGGTAGTATTTTAGTCTATAATCAGAGTTTTGAGCAAAAAATATTTACCGACCTTGGAGAATATTTCCCGGAATACAAACAATGGGTTAACGAAACAATTAAAAGAATGGTAGATTTAATTAATCCTTTTAGAAATTTTTATTATTACAACTCCAAACAAAAAGGCAGCGCTTCAATTAAATCCGTGCTTCCCGCGCTGACAAATAAAAGTTACAGCGAGATGGAAATATCCAATGGTGGGACTGCGTTTTTGAAATATTTTTATATTACTTACGGTTCCCTTGTAGGGAGGAAAACAACACCTGAAGAAATACAACAAGTCAGAAATGCTCTTGAGAAATATTGCGCTCTAGATACCGAAGCAATGATTTTGATAGTACAAAAATTAGAAACATTAGTTGAGGACAACAATAATTTTTCTACTCTAAAAATTCCATTTTAGGTTATAATTCTACGCTTATGATTTGTTTTATTTAACACCCCTCTGTTTTAAATTTGTAATAACCCTTTATGTTTGTTCAAAGAAACATACTATTTCAGGTCTAAAAAAGGCTAAATCGATAAATTATAGAAAAATTAGCTCATTGGCAATTTTACCCCTTGACAAACGTTAAAAATATATACATATTAGTATTAGATAAAGTCAGAGAACAATTTCTTTATCGGGGAGATGTGCTATGAAAAAAACAATATTGCTAATAATTGCTACGTTTATGTGTTTGGCGATTTGGAAAGACAGTGCTTTTTCAACAGTAACTTTTTCAAGGTTCACGATATCCGATAATGTAAAAAAACCACATGGAGACTGGGCAGGTGATGTAGAAAACAATAATCCCAAATGGGAATACGATGCTTTTGCTACTATTGTTGACGATTATCAGGCGGTCTGGTATTCAAATCTCGGCAAAGGAATGACATGGGGGGCTAAAAATGTTATTTATACAGGCGATAGATGGTGTCTGGAAATAGTAGCTGGAGACCTCGATAAGGATGGGTGGATAGATGCAGTGTCTTCATTCGTTCAGTCTGCTGCAACTGCGATTAGTTTTCTTGCCGTACATAAAAACAACGGGAACGGAACTTTTACTACAACCGTTTTACCTACTCACACAACAAGATTCAGGCAAATAAAATTAGAAGACATAAATAATGACACATGGCTGGATATTGTTGTATCCGGTAGTGCGCCCAGCGCTTCATTGATACTGGAATCAGGCCTCTATTGGTATAAAAATAACGGCAGTATGAGTTTCACGGAAAATTTCATAGGAACTTGTAATGGATGGAAGGTAGATTGTTTTGACGATGAAGGGGATAAACATTTAGAAATAGCCGTAACCGAAGAATTTTTTGGAGCTAACGGAACTTCACCGGCAAGATTGCTTGTTTATAAAAACAACGGCGCAGAAGGATTCGCTCAAATTGTAGTGGATAATCTTGGCTTGCATATGGGAGACCCTCCGGGGGGTGGAGGCGTAAGATGCGCGGATTTTGATGGAGATAGTAGAAAAGATTTACTTGCAGGCGCATCTAATGATGGAAAACTTTATTGGTATAAGAATAATGGTGGGGCTTCTTTTACAAAATATACCGTAGATGCTTCGGCAAGCAAAGTGGATGGCATTGATGTCGGAGACTTTGAACCGGATGGAGATATGGATATAGTCGCCTGCGGAAGAGATTACTGGATTAGATGGTATGAGAATGATGGATTTGGTAATTTTACATCTCATAGTATAGATGTGCAGTATATTTTATTTGATTTGCCTTATGTAACTTATCTTGACGGAGATAGCTGCCCGGACATAATAGTAACTGAAGCAACTGCAACTACAGGGCACGTATTTGCATATCTTAATCCCTGTTCCGGCGTAGGGACAGAAGAAAACAAAATTAAAACAACCGGAAATTGGTTGAAAATGCCTTCCATTGTTACGAAAAACTCCATCAATATAACTTTTGGGATAGAAAATAAGAGCAGAGTAAAATTGGAAGTGTTAGATATAACAGGAAGAGTAATTGATGTTATTAATGATGCTAATTACGATAAGGGAAGTTATAAAACATTATGGAATACTAATGAAAAACCAAATGGGACTTATTTTTTATCGTTAAAAGCTGAAAATTGTCCCATTGTCACAAAAAGAATAACGTTAATTAGATAAAAATTATTGACAAAATAATAGCTAATTATAAGCTTCAGTGGAATAAGGGAATTTAATTAAGGTAGGAGGAATTATGAAAAAATGTTTTGTATTGTTATTTTTGTCTTTATTTTTATGCAATTTAACATACGGGCAGAGAGTCGTAACTTTTTATAGATATACCATAGATAGCGTATTGTTAACGCCACATGGAGACTGGGCTGGTGACGTTCGAAACGATAATCCTCCATGGGCTTACGATGCGTTTGCCACAACCGCAGGGAATAAAGACGTGGTTTGGTACTCAAATAATAGCTTAGGAACAACATGGGGTCCCAAAAATACTATATACAGCTCTGATAGGACTTGCACCGAAGTATCTGCCGGGCAACTTGATGCGGATAACTGGATAGATGCGGTATCTTCATTTGTAAAGTCTGATTCCATCGCTTGGAGTTTTCTTGCTATTCATAAAAATAATGGTAATGGAACTTTTACAACGACTAAGTTGGACAGTGTTAAAGCAAGGTTAAGACAAACAAGGCTAGTAGATGTAAATAATGATGGATTGCTTGATATTATTGTAGCTGCAAGCGCTCCACGAACATCCGCCATATTTGAATCGGGCGTTTACTGGTATAGAAATAACGGTGGGATGAGTTTCACAAAAAACTTTATAGCTACCGCTGACGCATGGAAAGTAGATGCTTTTGATAATGTTGATAATGATAATCATTTAGATATTGTAGCATCCGAAGAATTCTTTTCCGGGCAAGATGTATCGGCTTCAGCAAGAATTATTCTATACAAAAATAATGGAGCGGAAGGATTTTCTCAAGTGGTAATCGAAGCTAATTTGGGACGCAATTTAGGTGACCCCCCGGGAGGCGGAGGCGTAAGATGTGCGGATTTCGACAACGATAATAAAATAGATATTGTCGGCAGTAGTAGTTACAATGGGGTTCTTTACTGGTATAAAAATAATGACGGCACTTCTTTTACAAGAAACGCTATAGACAATATGGCAAGTAATATCGATGGAATTGATATCGGCGATTTTGAACCTGATGGTAATATGGATATAGTAGCTTGCGGACGGAATTATTGGATTAGATGGTACCACAATAATGGAAATGGAACTTTTACTATGAATTCTATTGACACTCAATATAGATTGTTTGATTTACCTTTTGTAACATACCTTGATGGCGATACCTGCCCGGATATAGTAGTTACTGAAGCAACCAATACTAGCGGCTGGGTATTTGCATATCTAAACCATTGCATAGCCAGTGTAGAAGAAAAAACTTCTATAACACAAAACAATTGGTTAAAAACACCTTCTGTTGTTAATAAAAACTCGGTTGATATAACTTTTGGGATAGTCAACAAGGGTAAAATAAAATTGGAGATTCTGGATATAACGGGAAGAGTAATTAATATCATTGGGAATGATTATTATGAAACGGGTGTCTATAAAGCACTATGGAATACCAACGGAAAACCAAACGGAACTTATTTCTTATCGCTTAAATCTGAAAATACTCCTGTCATAACTAAAAGAATAACTATTGTGAGATAGATAATAGCCGGTAGTTACTAGGATTAATAAAATATATAGTGAGTTGAGAGTTCCCCATGTAGTATATGCTAGTTTTATTCTCAAATTTTATCATTAAGTCTGAAACCTTTATATGACAGGAGGGAGAGCAATGAAAACATTAAAAATATTCATATTATTAAGTATCTTTATTTTCAGTAATTTATTTGCAGGCAAATGGACAAGAACAAATGATTTAAATAGTGTGCGGGCAGGTTTTGGGTGTGTTATTCTTACGGATGGAAAAATCCTGGTATTCGGATCCGAGAGCGGTTCAACATTTGAAACTTTTGACCCTGCTACCGGAAAATGGACACAAGGCAATATAACAGGTGCCAATGGCGGACATCCTGCAACTATCTTATTGCCAAATGGAAAAGTATGGTTCGTACCACCTGATAGTGTGGCAGCAATAGCAAGCCAGGTTTATGACCCGACAACAAATACATGGGCTGCCGGTCCAAGTATCTCTTACTATGAGAAATCCGCTTCCACTTTACTAAATAACGGAAAAGTTCTCATCACAGGATATGATTGCGCTACTCCATATACAAGAACTTCATTATATGATTACCAGAGTAATAGCTTATCTCTTACCGGTTCTACCAGTGTTCTTCAGGGAGATAGAACTATAGAAGTGCTACTTCATACGGGAGAAGCTCTTGTTATCGGGGGAGGAGCTTATCCTCAAAATACTGAACTCTATAATCCATCATCAGGAGTATGGTCAAATATGCCTAATGCAACCTATGGCAGTTATGGAGGTTGTGGAATAAGACTTCCTACCCCTTGGAACTATGTTCTTGTTGCCGGACCGGGCGCACAATCTCAATTATTTGATCCCGGGACTCACACATGGGCTGCTACAGGAAATCTAAGTAGTGCCTCCAGAGGCGTTCCTGCTATGACAATGTTACCTATGGGAAAACCAATGATGATAGGTGGACAGGTTAATGAAACTTGCGAATTGTATGACCCTGCTTCAGGAGTATGGACATCTGTCGAGAATATGAATTATAAACGCTCCCATTTCAGCGCGCCTTTATTATACACAGGCAAAGTTCTCGCAATAGCAGGTAAAGTAACAAGTTCCATAGATATTACAAATACGGCTGAAGTTTACGACACTATGATGTCCGTATGGGGAAATAAACCTTCCCTGTCCTATGCGCGAGCCGGACATACAATCACCCCATTACCCATAACTCATACAACTAATTGTTCAACAAATGTCCTGATAGTAGGCGGGGAGAACAGTCTTAGTTTTATTAATTCCTGTGAATTATACAATTATGCAGAAGAAAGAGTAGCTTCTACAGTCCCGCTTAATACAGAAAGAGCATATCATACGGCTAACTTGTTAGCCAATGGAACTGTTTTGATTGGTGGTGGGAAAAATACAGGCGGAGCGTTAAAGTCCTGCGAATTATATGTTGTAAATGCAGGCGTTTGCAGTTGGACATCTACAGGAGATATGATTACATCAAGATTTAATCATACCGCTACTTTATTAAAGAACGGCAAAGTTTTCATTACCGGGGGAGAAAACACATCAGGCGTTTTGTCTTCCTGTGAAACATATAACAACAACACCGGGATATGGTCAGCCGCCAACTCTATGACAAATCCAAGAACGGAACATACCTGCGCATTACTGCTTGATGGAAGGGTTCTTGTAACAGGAGGACGCATTTCGGCAGGAGTTACCACGGGAACTTGTGAAATATATAACCCGACATCCGGCAACTGGACAAGTACCGGAAGTCTTACGACGCCAAGGTCTCTACACAATACTATACTTTTACAATCCGGAAAAGTTCTTGCTATAGGCGGGAAAAATAATTCGGGAACGGCTTTATCTTCCTGTGAAATATACGACCCGGCAACCGGAATATGGAGCGCTACACAAACATTAAATACCGCAAGATATATGCATAACTCTATACTTATATATTCAGGACTTGTTTTAACTATGGGAGGTTACGACGGAACAAATTATTTATCTTCGTGTGAATTATACGACCCGCTTCTGTCTTTAACTTTCTCCCCCACCTGGCAACAGACCAAACCTTTGAATACGGCAAGGGCAATGCAAGGATGTTGCAATATACCCGAATTAAAGCCCTATGTTATTTCGATAGGAGGAAAAAGTTCAGGCAGTAATTTCCTAAACTCTATAGAGGAGTATGACATTGGACTCGGATATGTCCCCGAATGGCAATCAACTATTACCAATTATAAATCAGTAACTCATATCTCTAACCCTATGAATATACAGGGAACATTATTCAGGGGAGTAACTGAAGCAGATGGCGGGAACCATTGTCATATAGTATCAAGCGATCATCCTATAATTTCCTTATTGAGAATACCGGGAGGAAACTGGCAATCTAACGGAGGAGGCGAAGCCTTGTATATGCCTTATAGTGACTCCTGGAGCGAAACCAATACCAATGTTCATCCTCTAATTGCTGATTCAGGACACTGTATGTTATGGGCAATTGTAAATGCCATACCAACTAAATGGTATGAAGGATGCATAGCAGGAAAAGAAGAATCAAATGCAGAACGTAAAACAAAAAATTCCGGGCTGGAACTTCGAAGCAACCCGATTTCTCAAATAACGACTATCTGGTATGAAACCCCAAATAAAAGCAACGTAACTATTAAACTTTATGACGCAACAGGCAGATTAACAACTTCCATTATTGATGAGATAAAAGATTCCGGCATCTATAATATAAACGTTGATACAAAAAAGTTTACTTCCGGTATTTACTTCGTAACCCTTTCTACGGAAAATTTCAGAGCAACTAAAAAACTAATTCTGATAAAATAGAATTTATATTCTTTAAAGAATCGGGTAGATGAGAGCACGTGCTCCCACCTACCCTTATTTATTAGTTACTAAGCAGGATTTTATATTATATTACTTCCCTGAATGTTCTACTAGGTCTACTACAGGAATCTTATTAATATTTTTTACTACATCAGAAAGAATCGTTAATTTATTTGTATAATTTTTATATTCCTCCAAGTTTTTCCCGTACAACGGCATAACCGGAGGTGGAATTATTTTTATAGGGTTCACAAACTGTCCGTATTTTTGTAACCTGAAATCAAGATGCGCCCCCGTTGACATACCCGTGGAGCCAAGTTTTCCTATCAAATCTCCTTGTTGGACGAACTTTCCTTTTTTCGTTATTATGCTTGAAAGATGTCCGTAGTAAGATTTAAATCCCTGGCTGTGTTGGATTATTATATGTTTTCCAAAACCTCCCTTCCAGCCTGCAAAAACAACAACACCGTCTCCTATTGTCCTGATAGGCGTTCCCATAGGCGCTACATAATCTATGCCTAAATGGGGCATCCATTTTCTTAAGACCGGGTGAAAACGCGCTTTGGTAAATCCCGAAGAAATTCGCTGGTAACTAACCGGCGAACGTAAAAATAGTTTTCTAAGAGATTTCCCATCAAGACTATAATAACCCGAATTCGACGCTTTATCATAATATATTCCGGTATATTCATCTTTACCTGATGTATAAGTAGCGGATAATACCCTGTTATAACCTATAAATCTGCTTCCCGAATACTCGGCGATTGCAATTAATTTGAATTTGTCTCCGTTTCGGGTTTCAACGTTAAAGTCAATATCCGAAGAGAATATTTCATCCGCCATTATATATATTAAATTCGGAGTCCCCCCTGCTTTTATCACGGCATCCCACAACGAGCCGTTATCTATCGCCCCTTCAAGACATACAAATTCTTTTCTTATCTCTAACTCACTGACCTGAAATAAACTATCTACGATAATTGTCTTTTTATTGGCTTCGTATCTAAGTTCAATGAAATTGTTTTCTCTTTTGGTAACCAATAATTTGTCTCCTGCGCGGCATCTTCTTAAGTCTAATTTGCTCCTGATAACGGAAGTTATTTTATTTGCAGTACTGTCGGAAATGCTTATGGATTTTAGAACGGTTGGGAAGGTGTCGCCCTGCTTTAATGTATAAGACAAGCTTGAGTTACTTAAAAATATAAATAAAGCTATGCCCCACATTTTTTAAAACTATTTCTCTATTATTGAAATACCGGATAACAAAAGGTTTTTTAACTATACTTTGTATTCCAGTCTTTCCGAAAATTCGTGTCTTTTCCCTTCGTTCCAGTTTGCTACAGGTCTGTAATACCCGACGACTCTCGAATAAACTTCCGTAACGGCATTACATTGAGGACAATTAAAATGTTCCCCTGATATATAACCGTGTTCCGGGCATATACTAAAAGTAGGAGTAATCGTAAAGTAAGGAATACGGAATCTTTCTGCCAATTTACGAACAAGCAATGCGCATAGTTCCGGGGAATTTATTTCCTCGCCGATAAAGCCGTGTAACACGGTTCCGCCGGTATATTTCGTTTGCAAACCTTCCTGTAATTCAAAAGCTTTAAAAATATCATCCGTGTAACCGACAGGCAAAAGAGTTGAATTCGTATAGAATGGAACTCCGTTACCTCCCGTTATAATATCCGGGAATCTTTTTTTGTCTATTTTCGCCACTCTATAAGATACTCCTTCTGCAGGAGTCGCTTCCAAATTATAGATATTCTGGGTTTCCTGCTGGAATTCCCTTATCTTTCCCAACATAAAGTCCAATACTCTCTTGGAAAATTCCATTCCCTCGGGAGTAGCAATATTTTTCCCAAAAAGGTTAAGACAAGCCTCGTTCATTCCTACAAGTCCTATCGTTGAAAAATGATTTTTGAGTGTCCCGAGATACCTTTTAGTATAAGGGAAAAGCCCTGCATCAATATTACGGGTTACGATTTTACGTTTCGTTTCAAGCGAGATTTTTGCAAGTTCCATAAGCCTTTCAAGGTGTTCAAAAAATTCCACGTCACTCTTTGAAATATAACCTATACGCGGCAAGTTTATTGTAACTACACCGACCGAGCCTGTAGATTCGGATGAACCGAATAATCCACCCGTTATATTTTGTCTGAGTTCCGCCAAATCCAATCTTAGATGGCAACACATAGAACGAACGTCCGACGGTTCAAGGTCTGAATTTATAAAGTTTGCAAAATAAGGCAAACCATATTTACCGGTCATTTTAAATAAAAGCTGGGCATTCGGAGCATCCCAATTAAAATTTTTAGTTAGATTATATGTAGGAATAGGGAAAGTAAATATCCTTCCTTTGTCATCCCCTTCCATCATTACTTCAATAAACGCTCTGTTAATTAAATCCAATTCCGGCTGAAAATCCGCATATACACCATAGTTCGATTGGTATTCCCCGTTTACCGTTACTTTTTCCGCTTTCAGGTCTTCCGGAACAGTCCAGTCAAATGTAAGATTTGTAAAAGGAGTCTGTCCGCCCCATCTTGAAGCCACGTTTAACGAGAATATGAATCTCTGAATGCCTTGTTTTACCTGTGCATAATCAAGGTTATCTTTTCTTACGAAAGGCGCAAGATACGTATCAAACGAGTTAAACGCCATAGCGCCTGCCCATTCGT
Above is a genomic segment from bacterium containing:
- a CDS encoding DUF2779 domain-containing protein, coding for MQYAPLLTKSKYLNGLQCHKYLWMLLNEADKIPETDEGTQFVFEQGNLVGELAKKFFPNGKGFEAMGFKENIEESQKALSLRVPLFEAGFLAGRVYAKVDILEPTEDNQWNIVEVKSSTSVKDVHIQDVAFQKYCYERAGLKIKNCFVMYINNEYIKNGEIDPTQFFIRKDVSAEIEKETIGMEERINLMLKNMSKREVPDIKIGKHCNTPYECPLKEYCWDFLPENNVFQLYRGREKAFELFESGILSMKDIPEDCELDEKQKKQIYCEKSGNPFLDKRGIKEFLNTLHYPLYFLDFETYTTAIPLYDGTRPHQHIPFQFSLHIIEKKSKVPNHFSYLTDGAIDTRAVIIQKLKELLKDSGSILVYNQSFEQKIFTDLGEYFPEYKQWVNETIKRMVDLINPFRNFYYYNSKQKGSASIKSVLPALTNKSYSEMEISNGGTAFLKYFYITYGSLVGRKTTPEEIQQVRNALEKYCALDTEAMILIVQKLETLVEDNNNFSTLKIPF
- a CDS encoding FG-GAP-like repeat-containing protein, with the translated sequence MKKTILLIIATFMCLAIWKDSAFSTVTFSRFTISDNVKKPHGDWAGDVENNNPKWEYDAFATIVDDYQAVWYSNLGKGMTWGAKNVIYTGDRWCLEIVAGDLDKDGWIDAVSSFVQSAATAISFLAVHKNNGNGTFTTTVLPTHTTRFRQIKLEDINNDTWLDIVVSGSAPSASLILESGLYWYKNNGSMSFTENFIGTCNGWKVDCFDDEGDKHLEIAVTEEFFGANGTSPARLLVYKNNGAEGFAQIVVDNLGLHMGDPPGGGGVRCADFDGDSRKDLLAGASNDGKLYWYKNNGGASFTKYTVDASASKVDGIDVGDFEPDGDMDIVACGRDYWIRWYENDGFGNFTSHSIDVQYILFDLPYVTYLDGDSCPDIIVTEATATTGHVFAYLNPCSGVGTEENKIKTTGNWLKMPSIVTKNSINITFGIENKSRVKLEVLDITGRVIDVINDANYDKGSYKTLWNTNEKPNGTYFLSLKAENCPIVTKRITLIR
- a CDS encoding FG-GAP-like repeat-containing protein; this encodes MKKCFVLLFLSLFLCNLTYGQRVVTFYRYTIDSVLLTPHGDWAGDVRNDNPPWAYDAFATTAGNKDVVWYSNNSLGTTWGPKNTIYSSDRTCTEVSAGQLDADNWIDAVSSFVKSDSIAWSFLAIHKNNGNGTFTTTKLDSVKARLRQTRLVDVNNDGLLDIIVAASAPRTSAIFESGVYWYRNNGGMSFTKNFIATADAWKVDAFDNVDNDNHLDIVASEEFFSGQDVSASARIILYKNNGAEGFSQVVIEANLGRNLGDPPGGGGVRCADFDNDNKIDIVGSSSYNGVLYWYKNNDGTSFTRNAIDNMASNIDGIDIGDFEPDGNMDIVACGRNYWIRWYHNNGNGTFTMNSIDTQYRLFDLPFVTYLDGDTCPDIVVTEATNTSGWVFAYLNHCIASVEEKTSITQNNWLKTPSVVNKNSVDITFGIVNKGKIKLEILDITGRVINIIGNDYYETGVYKALWNTNGKPNGTYFLSLKSENTPVITKRITIVR
- a CDS encoding kelch repeat-containing protein is translated as MKTLKIFILLSIFIFSNLFAGKWTRTNDLNSVRAGFGCVILTDGKILVFGSESGSTFETFDPATGKWTQGNITGANGGHPATILLPNGKVWFVPPDSVAAIASQVYDPTTNTWAAGPSISYYEKSASTLLNNGKVLITGYDCATPYTRTSLYDYQSNSLSLTGSTSVLQGDRTIEVLLHTGEALVIGGGAYPQNTELYNPSSGVWSNMPNATYGSYGGCGIRLPTPWNYVLVAGPGAQSQLFDPGTHTWAATGNLSSASRGVPAMTMLPMGKPMMIGGQVNETCELYDPASGVWTSVENMNYKRSHFSAPLLYTGKVLAIAGKVTSSIDITNTAEVYDTMMSVWGNKPSLSYARAGHTITPLPITHTTNCSTNVLIVGGENSLSFINSCELYNYAEERVASTVPLNTERAYHTANLLANGTVLIGGGKNTGGALKSCELYVVNAGVCSWTSTGDMITSRFNHTATLLKNGKVFITGGENTSGVLSSCETYNNNTGIWSAANSMTNPRTEHTCALLLDGRVLVTGGRISAGVTTGTCEIYNPTSGNWTSTGSLTTPRSLHNTILLQSGKVLAIGGKNNSGTALSSCEIYDPATGIWSATQTLNTARYMHNSILIYSGLVLTMGGYDGTNYLSSCELYDPLLSLTFSPTWQQTKPLNTARAMQGCCNIPELKPYVISIGGKSSGSNFLNSIEEYDIGLGYVPEWQSTITNYKSVTHISNPMNIQGTLFRGVTEADGGNHCHIVSSDHPIISLLRIPGGNWQSNGGGEALYMPYSDSWSETNTNVHPLIADSGHCMLWAIVNAIPTKWYEGCIAGKEESNAERKTKNSGLELRSNPISQITTIWYETPNKSNVTIKLYDATGRLTTSIIDEIKDSGIYNINVDTKKFTSGIYFVTLSTENFRATKKLILIK
- a CDS encoding M23 family metallopeptidase; protein product: MWGIALFIFLSNSSLSYTLKQGDTFPTVLKSISISDSTANKITSVIRSKLDLRRCRAGDKLLVTKRENNFIELRYEANKKTIIVDSLFQVSELEIRKEFVCLEGAIDNGSLWDAVIKAGGTPNLIYIMADEIFSSDIDFNVETRNGDKFKLIAIAEYSGSRFIGYNRVLSATYTSGKDEYTGIYYDKASNSGYYSLDGKSLRKLFLRSPVSYQRISSGFTKARFHPVLRKWMPHLGIDYVAPMGTPIRTIGDGVVVFAGWKGGFGKHIIIQHSQGFKSYYGHLSSIITKKGKFVQQGDLIGKLGSTGMSTGAHLDFRLQKYGQFVNPIKIIPPPVMPLYGKNLEEYKNYTNKLTILSDVVKNINKIPVVDLVEHSGK
- a CDS encoding ribonucleoside triphosphate reductase yields the protein MLTKVKKRDGKVVSFDKTLIIEAIFKATQAVGKPDRELAESFSTKIVELLESIIHRRTPSVEEVQDVVEKVLMSEGATEIAKAYILYREEHARIRRAREVFVDVSKTINDYLDASDWRTKENANADFSFSGLMMHAAGSVIANYVLDSLYSKEVSNAHRDGELHIHDLSMGIAGYCAGWNLRTLLAEGFNGVPRKVEACAPRHFETALGQIVNFLGTLQNEWAGAMAFNSFDTYLAPFVRKDNLDYAQVKQGIQRFIFSLNVASRWGGQTPFTNLTFDWTVPEDLKAEKVTVNGEYQSNYGVYADFQPELDLINRAFIEVMMEGDDKGRIFTFPIPTYNLTKNFNWDAPNAQLLFKMTGKYGLPYFANFINSDLEPSDVRSMCCHLRLDLAELRQNITGGLFGSSESTGSVGVVTINLPRIGYISKSDVEFFEHLERLMELAKISLETKRKIVTRNIDAGLFPYTKRYLGTLKNHFSTIGLVGMNEACLNLFGKNIATPEGMEFSKRVLDFMLGKIREFQQETQNIYNLEATPAEGVSYRVAKIDKKRFPDIITGGNGVPFYTNSTLLPVGYTDDIFKAFELQEGLQTKYTGGTVLHGFIGEEINSPELCALLVRKLAERFRIPYFTITPTFSICPEHGYISGEHFNCPQCNAVTEVYSRVVGYYRPVANWNEGKRHEFSERLEYKV